ATAGGTTTCTACTTTGATTGCCTTGCCAATGAGAGCCCCACCCACTCCGCCGATCAAACCACCAATTAGTCCAAGTGCAATGGATGTGTCTCTGCTTTGTCCGACTAATGCACCTGTTCCTGCACCAACCAATGCTCCTGTTATACCTCCTTCATGGGTGCCTGTCTGACGAACATAGTCCATGTAAAGAACATTTGCTTGAATGATATAGCCAGCCTGATCAGGGTTTTGAACTACCTGATATCCCTTAGCTGTAAGTCTTCCTGCAATTAAATTCTTAAGCATTTCAGTATCCACTTCCTGCATGTCTGATGTGTTGTTAACTGCGATAAACACTGTTCTGTTCTTTGCCTTCAAAACAGGATCAAGAAATATTGTGTCAGTCATCTTGAGTTTCACTTGCATGTCAGAGTGTTCAATGGCTGTAAGCATGTGTCCACAACCAGTAAGCTGTGTTGCAACAAGGAGTAAGACAACTACAGCAAGGACCTTAAAGATTGGTTTGTGTTGCATAGGTTACCTCCTTTGTTGTGTTTATTTTTCCCTGAATTTTTGACATACTTAAAATGATAACAAAATTATCCCCCTTTTTACAACTCCTTTTACAAGCTCATCTGCAGAAAATACCACATCTGCTAAGTCTTTATTTATTCCCAAAGGATTAGTAACCAAAATGCCTACAATTTTGTCTGCCATAATACCAAATTTTCTTGCTCCATTAGTCACAATTACCTTTTGCGGGGCTTCCGTTTTGCAAAGATTGAAATATTCTTTGATGTTAAAAACAGGAATTAATTCTCCATTGATTTTTATTATTTCTCCCCTGGCAGAATCATAAGGAACTATATCCCAAATTTCTGTTGCTGGTACACCAAATAAAACTCCTTCTACTTGAAAATGCAAATATTTCTCCTCCAATTTGCCCTCCTTTATTCAAAATAGTTTATTACATCATCCAAACTTCTCACTATTAAAGCTACACCACCAAGTGTTTTTACTTTATCCAAAAACTCCTTCTGTTTGTTGGTAAGTTTCCCTTTCTTGCTTTTACACTCAATCGCAACGAAATTTCCTTTAGGAGAACAGGCAATAATGTCTGCACTTCCAGAAAGTCCAACTCTTATTGCTCTTTTCCGTTCTCCATTGCCAATAAATATAACGCCTGAATTATTTCTTATTGCAATAAAACCTTTGTAATACAAATATTCCAAAACAGCTTTAACTAAGTTTTGCTCTTCTCTTTTGTATTTTTTTTGTTTTTCTTTTTTCACATTTCACCTGTGTCTGTTATTCTTTGGCACTGCAAAATGATAGAATTAACCCCTTTGCCATTGTTTATTAATTCCTCTACTGCTTTTTCTATCGCTTCCTCCTGATTGTCTGCCCAAATAATCATTGAAAATATTTTGTCACAATATTGATAGTCTACTTTCCACTTGAATAATCCTGTTTCAATTAGTTCAAACATAGCCTCCTTCTTGTTTATTGCTTTTTCAAATAAGGCTCAAGTACTTTGTACACTTTATTTGCATACTTTACTCTCTTTGTCGTGGATACTGCGTTGTAACATCCTACTGCCTCCCAAGTATAACCGTGTCTGTCAATGCATTGCTTTAGTACCCAAGCACCTACGTAGATGTTGTAGCAAGGATCCCAAAGTTGTTTTGTATCGTAAAGCCCATAATTTTTTAAGGTTGGAATCCAGCTTGAATTAATTTGCATAATTCCAATGTCGTAAGTTCCATTTGCGTTTTTATTGAGTGCAAACGGATTAAAGCCTGATTCTACCTTTGCAATCCCCCATAGTAACAAGGGATTTACTCTGTAGTAGTTTCCAGCAGACTGAATGCACTGAGAAATCTGCTCATATGAAGTGTTGTATCGATTGTATTCAGCGGAATCAGGAAAAGATGGAAAGAATAATAAGAGTAGGGGGAGAAAAAGGACAAAACAGAATAAAATGCATTGGCTACGGCAAGGTAGCCAATGCATTTTTAACTTTTTTCCTGTTTTCTTTTTTTGTTTTCTCGTCTTCAAGTTCCTTTATCATCTCCCTATAGAGTCTTGTAATTCCTGTCTCACATAACACGCAAATTTCTTCT
The genomic region above belongs to Methanofastidiosum sp. and contains:
- a CDS encoding VRR-NUC domain-containing protein yields the protein MKKEKQKKYKREEQNLVKAVLEYLYYKGFIAIRNNSGVIFIGNGERKRAIRVGLSGSADIIACSPKGNFVAIECKSKKGKLTNKQKEFLDKVKTLGGVALIVRSLDDVINYFE
- a CDS encoding lytic transglycosylase domain-containing protein: MHWLPCRSQCILFCFVLFLPLLLLFFPSFPDSAEYNRYNTSYEQISQCIQSAGNYYRVNPLLLWGIAKVESGFNPFALNKNANGTYDIGIMQINSSWIPTLKNYGLYDTKQLWDPCYNIYVGAWVLKQCIDRHGYTWEAVGCYNAVSTTKRVKYANKVYKVLEPYLKKQ